The proteins below are encoded in one region of Tursiops truncatus isolate mTurTru1 chromosome 12, mTurTru1.mat.Y, whole genome shotgun sequence:
- the LOC101318545 gene encoding uncharacterized protein: protein MLWRKRNPPSYMVGGNVNWYSHYGEQYGCSLKKIKIELPYDPAIPLLGIYSEKTLIQKDTCRPWKAEVEPVGRRDREADFPRIPVRTACSAAKPSHWLRELEVLRGVPPAMPAGANPPVPTVPPALRPQESGQGRPRGEAAFILQGTLQGCSKKVTLAKMRVHVASCLKVQEQMANCPKLVPVVRTSQPIPSAVPNRSTFACPYCGARSLDQQKLVKHCMDKHYSDPNRGVCPICSAMAWGDPSYQSANFLQHLLPRRKFSYDTFVDYSIDEEAAFQASLALSLSEN from the coding sequence atgctgtggagaaaaaggaaccctccctcctacatggttggtgggaatgtaaattggtatagccactatggagaacagtatggctgttccttaaaaaaaataaaaatagagctaccatatgatcctgcaatcccactcctgggcatatattctgagaaaactctaattcaaaaagatacatgccggccctggaaggcagaagtGGAGCCAGTGGGTAGAAGGGACAGGGAGGCCGACTTTCCTCGCATCCCTGTAAGGACAGCTTGTTCAGCGGCGAAGCCATCCCACTGGCTGCGAGAATTAGAGGTTCTGCGGGGAGTACCTCCGGCCATGCCTGCAGGTGCCAACCCCCCTGTGCCCACGGTGCCGCCTGCCCTTCGACCCCAAGAAAGTGGACAAGGCCGCCCACGTGGAGAAGCAGCTTTCATCCTACAAGGCACCCTGCAGGGCTGCAGTAAGAAGGTGACACTGGCCAAGATGAGGGTGCACGTTGCCTCCTGCCTGAaggtccaggagcagatggctaaCTGTCCCAAGCTCGTCCCTGTGGTGCGCACATCCCAGCCCATCCCTAGCGCCGTCCCCAACAGGTCCACCTTCGCCTGCCCTTACTGTGGCGCCCGCAGCTTGGACCAGCAGAAGCTGGTAAAGCACTGCATGGACAAGCACTACAGCGACCCCAACCGCGGGGTGTGTCCCATCTGCTCGGCCATGGCCTGGGGCGACCCAAGCTACCAGAGCGCCAACTTCCTGCAGCACCTGCTCCCCCGGCGCAAGTTCTCCTACGACACCTTCGTGGACTACAGCATCGACGAGGAGGCTGCCTTCCAGGCCTCCCTGGCCCTGTCTCTCTCCGAGAACTGA